From a single Deltaproteobacteria bacterium genomic region:
- a CDS encoding ribonucleoside-diphosphate reductase, adenosylcobalamin-dependent — protein sequence MEQRACPVKGSARLRAGSDRHIAATTGRRERSLLARPSGGAAMSGAQGEAAGAVLAALCAAPGEADLPAVAARVAAAVAGAEPLQSERERIADLYRGLIESRRFLPSVPILANAGRSNLLAACYVIEPEDSLASIYETLGLAARIQQGAGGAGIHFSKLRPRGAPIRRSGGVSPGPLAFIELFAHSARVNERAGRRPGAHLAVLDAEHPDAAELVRAARTEREAMAGMGLALAASDAFLASGSPLLDEICAAIVDSGQPSLLFSDAIEAANPEPELGRIRATNPCGEQPLLAGESCVLGSLDLPAFADAGGALDWDSLGRACEVGIRFLDDVLEIARFPDPAIERATLRTRKVGLGFLGLADLALLRGIDFDGAELRELAGEIARFVCEQARSASAKLAEERGPYPAWRGRGARRRNATTTAIAPTGTLRLLTGSSGGIEPLLDPVRAIALGPGEIRFVDRWLEDWLGPRTRDRDAVLAALAAGVPSSELPKLAERDRRLLRRGSELDARAQIAVQAEVQRFVDGAVSKTVHLASSASAAEVRELVLFARGAGCKGVALFRGEPGCAPCALPERRSPWL from the coding sequence ATGGAGCAACGGGCGTGCCCGGTCAAGGGATCGGCGCGGCTGCGAGCTGGGAGCGATCGGCACATCGCTGCGACAACGGGGCGCAGGGAACGGAGCTTGCTCGCTCGTCCGAGCGGAGGTGCGGCGATGAGCGGCGCGCAGGGGGAAGCGGCTGGGGCGGTGCTCGCGGCGCTCTGCGCCGCTCCGGGCGAGGCGGATCTTCCCGCGGTCGCCGCGCGCGTCGCGGCGGCGGTGGCGGGCGCCGAGCCGCTGCAGAGCGAGCGCGAGCGCATCGCCGACCTCTACCGCGGGCTGATCGAGTCGCGCCGCTTCCTGCCCAGCGTCCCGATTCTCGCCAACGCGGGCCGCTCCAACCTGCTCGCCGCCTGCTACGTGATCGAGCCCGAGGACTCGCTCGCGTCCATCTACGAGACGCTGGGCCTCGCCGCGCGAATCCAGCAGGGCGCGGGCGGAGCCGGCATCCACTTCTCGAAGCTGCGCCCGCGCGGAGCTCCGATCCGGCGCTCGGGCGGGGTGAGCCCCGGGCCGCTCGCGTTCATCGAGCTGTTCGCGCACTCCGCGCGGGTGAACGAGCGCGCGGGGCGAAGACCGGGTGCGCACCTGGCGGTGCTCGACGCCGAGCACCCCGACGCGGCCGAGCTGGTCCGCGCCGCGCGGACCGAGCGCGAGGCCATGGCGGGGATGGGGCTCGCGCTCGCCGCGAGCGACGCGTTCCTCGCCAGCGGGTCTCCACTCCTCGACGAGATCTGCGCGGCCATCGTCGACTCCGGTCAGCCGAGCTTGCTCTTCTCCGACGCGATCGAGGCTGCGAACCCGGAGCCCGAGCTCGGCCGGATCCGCGCGACGAATCCCTGCGGCGAGCAGCCGCTGCTCGCGGGCGAGAGCTGCGTGCTGGGCTCGCTCGACCTTCCGGCCTTCGCCGACGCGGGCGGCGCGCTCGACTGGGACTCTCTCGGTCGCGCCTGCGAGGTCGGGATCCGATTTCTCGACGACGTGCTCGAGATCGCGCGCTTCCCCGACCCCGCGATCGAGCGCGCGACGCTGCGCACGCGCAAGGTCGGACTGGGCTTCCTGGGGCTGGCCGATCTGGCGCTGCTCCGCGGCATCGACTTCGACGGCGCGGAGCTGCGCGAGCTCGCCGGCGAGATCGCGCGCTTCGTGTGCGAGCAGGCGCGATCGGCGAGCGCGAAGCTCGCGGAGGAGCGCGGTCCCTACCCCGCCTGGCGAGGGCGAGGCGCGCGCAGACGCAACGCCACCACGACGGCCATTGCGCCGACGGGCACGCTACGCCTGCTCACCGGATCGAGCGGGGGCATCGAGCCGCTGCTCGATCCGGTGCGGGCGATCGCGCTCGGGCCCGGAGAGATCCGCTTCGTCGATCGCTGGCTCGAGGACTGGCTCGGGCCGCGCACCCGAGACCGCGACGCCGTGCTCGCCGCGCTCGCGGCCGGGGTCCCGAGCTCGGAGCTCCCGAAGCTGGCCGAGCGCGATCGCAGACTGCTCCGCCGCGGAAGCGAGCTCGACGCGCGGGCGCAGATCGCCGTGCAGGCCGAGGTGCAGCGCTTCGTCGACGGCGCGGTCTCCAAGACCGTGCATCTCGCGTCCTCCGCGAGCGCCGCCGAGGTGCGCGAGCTCGTGCTCTTCGCGCGGGGGGCCGGCTGCAAAGGTGTGGCGCTCTTCCGCGGTGAACCCGGCTGCGCGCCGTGCGCGCTTCCAGAGCGGAGGTCGCCATGGCTCTGA